From Salvia splendens isolate huo1 chromosome 3, SspV2, whole genome shotgun sequence, a single genomic window includes:
- the LOC121794300 gene encoding uncharacterized protein LOC121794300 isoform X2, whose protein sequence is MELEEEREIIGLRPGSESAPVVAATVGRAMTTLLSLKPKKLQDAISTLNPSPNYAPITVSVEQSLWFLHKYVGEAAEKGDHLDHVLVPMLQHSLTVRDSKRGNQAMILLNWFFQDETSVEAILRNVSDIISRRDDHYVALGWCILARSLIEYENVVSDITTNAIRQAHDMILKTLSSSIPHLLSKLSSGSIMRDGFELPTRLAVSAADFVLSLTVALTRKDPPSNGNNITKKQKSSFIGAKSLPFSSLHAATIDRNENAIRETSEVSSTSDLKMLLWNNLNELITLVKKLADWSRKSRYLHGEGLKRVCTWLQELNQQYDCFQKQAELHMLKTGSLLLSSCWKHYGMLMFLEDSKFSQQHKELLDQYLSGIKFYTENKGEELDIGKSSKIETVNFFLNCLMLLLGRLNGQQFENAITESGPQLSEIFISQLRCADEDVIDGTTTIFKAVILNTNHMLSWRSLRDDRQIDAFLPTLLNLLDEQDAAAKAIVKLLAEYCSICSDRKCLNEVLKRIYSKDSVQRRNAVDVVAYLIHITSGSEDTLSEVEWQDIANQLLKCIGDEDEPIQNQAANLIPKIDPCYVLPRLAELSCSLHENIQTSAAITLITLLVNHKEESDILCMLLDCLSKLAQNTDSDASVVTKAGLMLDSDRLLKLLPEWAKRVEDWHVIVGPLVDKMLAEPSNAVIVRFLSHISEYLAEAVDLVFNRLILYMSEHNDVNDSYSKGKGESRETDSNSEALKHENLFIRLCPLLIIRLLPLKVFDDLNAPLVYGKNLNNSETQETRHFFIEDTGCIAALMINRALSKSEFEDVRKLAAELCGRLHPEVLIPILSSQLESAANAKDTLKIKVCLFSLCTCLMVRGNNAYRHPDLLRIRKTIAIVLSWVSADGDEISKAQHGCIDSLALMVCTELQTPESSKGTVISGDSVIAYVINQLTDDKEPIHAESTGVVGREDAATCLLTFRLCMANVLISACQKIPETGKKSYAKRITPRVIRSIKVVKDAEIRAACIQVLFTVAYNLKSLILPYSKDLLNNALTSLKQGSEKEKMGGAKLLMCLMASEEEVVESISGGLLKATMLLRNLSTTDPCAQVRQMCQQLLVCLTSL, encoded by the exons ATGGAGCTGGAGGAGGAGCGCGAGATAATTGGGCTGAGACCGGGCTCGGAGTCGGCTCCGGTTGTTGCAGCGACCGTTGGCCGCGCCATGACCACTCTACTCAGTTTGAAGCCGAAGAAACTCCAGGACGCCATTTCAACCCTTAATCCCTCTCCCAATTATGCTCCAATCACTG TTTCTGTGGAGCAATCGCTGTGGTTTCTACACAAGTACGTAGGAGAAGCTGCCGAGAAAGGTGATCATTTGGACCATGTTCTTGTTCCCATGCTTCAGCAC TCGTTGACGGTGAGAGATTCAAAACGAGGAAACCAGGCTATGATACTTTTGAATTGGTTTTTTCAAGATGAGACTTCTGTAGAAGCAATTCTGAGGAATGTCTCAGACATCATCTCAAGAAGGGATGATCATTATGTTGCGCTTGGGTGGTGCATTCTTGCACGCAGTCTCATTGAATATGAGAATGTCGTAAGCGATATTACAACAAATg CAATAAGGCAGGCACATGATATGATATTGAAGACATTAAGTTCTTCTATTCCCCATCTCTTATCCAAACTGAGCAGCGGAAG CATTATGCGGGATGGATTCGAGTTGCCAACTCGCCTTGCAGTTTCTGCTGCTGATTTCGTTTTATCTCTTACTGTGGCATTGACCAGAAAGGATCCTCCGTCGAATGGCAATAACATAACCAAAAAGCAGAAATCATCTTTCATTGGTGCTAAAAGTCTGCCTTTCAGTTCGTTACACGCTGCTACTATCGATAGAAATGAGAATGCAATAAGGGAAACCTCCGAAGTTTCCTCCACCTCGGATTTGAAGATGCTTCTTTGGAATAATCTTAATGAGCTTATAACTCTTGTGAAGAAGCTTGCAGAT TGGAGCAGGAAAAGTCGTTATTTGCATGGAGAAGGATTAAAGAGGGTATGTACATGGCTGCAGGAGCTGAATCAGCAGTATGATTGTTTTCAAAAACAGGCAG AGTTGCATATGTTGAAGACTGGTTCTTTGCTTCTCTCTTCTTGTTGGAAACATTATGGAATGCTTATGTTCCTAGAAGACAGCAAATTCTCGCAACAGCATAAAGAGCTATTAGACCAATATTTATCTGGTATAAAG TTTTACACTGAGAACAAAGGCGAGGAACTTGATATTGGCAAAAGCAGCAAAATAGAAACAGTTAATTTTTTCCTGAATTGCCTTATGCTTTTATTGGGCCGACTAAATGGTCAGCAATTTGAGAACGCAATAACAGAATCTGGGCCTCAACTTTCTGAAATTTTCATATCTCAG CTGCGTTGTGCTGATGAGGACGTGATTGATGGAACTACAACCATTTTTAAAGCTGTCATCTTGAACACAAATCATATGTTATCCTGGAGAAGTCTTAGAGATGACAGACAAATAGATGCTTTTCTCCCGACACTGCTTAATCTTTTGGATGAGCAAGATGCAGCAGCAAAAGCTATTGTTAAGCTTCTTGCAGAATATTGCTCAAT ATGTTCAGATAGAAAGTGCTTAAACGAAGTTCTAAAGCGCATTTACTCTAAAGATTCAGTACAGAGGAGAAATGCGGTTGATGTTGTGGCATATCTCATCCATATAACTTCTGGATCAGAGGACACACTTTCAGAGGTGGAATG GCAAGACATTGCAAACCAGTTGTTAAAATGCATTGGAGATGAAGATGAGCCCATACAGAATCAGGCAGCCAATTTGATTCCCAAGATTG ATCCATGTTATGTTTTGCCTAGGCTTGCTGAGCTAAGCTGTTCATTACATGAAAACATACAGACATCAGCGGCTATCACCCTTATAACCTTGCTAGTCAATCACAAAGAAGAATCTGACATCTTGTGCATGCTCCTTGACTGTCTCAG CAAACTTGCTCAAAACACAGATTCTGATGCTTCTGTTGTTACAAAAGCAG GACTAATGCTGGATAGTGATAGGCTCCTCAAGTTGCTTCCAGAGTGGGCAAAACGT GTTGAAGATTGGCATGTAATTGTTGGCCCTTTAGTTGACAAGATGTTAGCTGAACCATCAAATGCTGTTATCGTCAGATTCTTGAGCCATATAAGTGAATACCTGGCTGAGGCTGTGGATTTAGTCTTTAATCGACTTATATTGTATATGAGTGAACATAATGA TGTAAATGACTCCTATTCTAAAGGCAAAGGGGAGAGTCGGGAGACAGATTCAAACTCTGAGGCTTTGAAACATGAGAATCTGTTTATTCGCCTTTGCCCGTTGCTCATAATCAGACTGCTTCCTCTAAAAGTTTTTGATGACCTCAATGCCCCTCTTGTATATGGCAAAAATCTAAATAATTCAGAAACTCAAG AAACCCGGCATTTTTTCATTGAAGACACTGGATGTATTGCTGCTTTGATGATTAACAG gGCTTTGAGTAAATCTGAATTTGAAGATGTTCGAAAGCTTGCTGCAGAGCTTTGTGGAAGACTTCACCCCGAG GTCCTTATTCCGATTTTGTCATCTCAGTTGGAATCTGCGGCTAATGCTAAAGACACATTGAAGATCAAAGTTTGCCTCTTTTCCCTTTGTACATGTCTTATG GTTAGAGGCAACAATGCTTATAGACATCCTGATTTACTCAGAATAAGAAAAACAATAGCAATTGTTCTGTCATGGGTATCAGCAGACGGAGATGAAA TTTCGAAAGCACAACATGGCTGCATAGATTCTCTGGCTCTGATGGTGTGCACAGAGCTACAAACTCCAGAATCCTCAAAAG GCACAGTCATTTCCGGTGATTCTGTAATTGCATACGTGATAAATCAGTTGACCGATGATAAGGAGCCTATTCATGCTGAATCTACTGGTGTTGTTGGGAGGGAAGATGCAGCTACCTGCCTACTCACATTTCGACTCTGCATGGCTAATGTCCTTATAAGCGCCTGCCAGAAGATACCAGAAACTGGGAAAAAATCATATGCTAAGAGAATCACTCCACGAGTAATCCGTTCAATCAAG GTGGTGAAGGACGCAGAGATAAGGGCAGCATGCATCCAGGTTCTGTTCACAGTGGCATACAACTTGAAGTCTTTAATACTTCCATACTCGAAGGACCTTCTGAACAATGCCCTCACTTCACTGAAACAAGGATCTGAAAAG GAGAAGATGGGCGGTGCGAAGCTGCTCATGTGTCTAATGGCGAGTGAAGAAGAGGTGGTTGAGAGCATATCGGGTGGGTTGTTAAAGGCCACCATGTTACTCAGAAATCTATCTACTACGGATCCTTGTGCACAAGTAAGGCAAATGTGTCAGCAGCTTCTTGTATGTTTAACTTCTCTTtag
- the LOC121794300 gene encoding uncharacterized protein LOC121794300 isoform X1 produces MELEEEREIIGLRPGSESAPVVAATVGRAMTTLLSLKPKKLQDAISTLNPSPNYAPITVSVEQSLWFLHKYVGEAAEKGDHLDHVLVPMLQHSLTVRDSKRGNQAMILLNWFFQDETSVEAILRNVSDIISRRDDHYVALGWCILARSLIEYENVVSDITTNAIRQAHDMILKTLSSSIPHLLSKLSSGSIMRDGFELPTRLAVSAADFVLSLTVALTRKDPPSNGNNITKKQKSSFIGAKSLPFSSLHAATIDRNENAIRETSEVSSTSDLKMLLWNNLNELITLVKKLADWSRKSRYLHGEGLKRVCTWLQELNQQYDCFQKQTELHMLKTGSLLLSSCWKHYGMLMFLEDSKFSQQHKELLDQYLSGIKFYTENKGEELDIGKSSKIETVNFFLNCLMLLLGRLNGQQFENAITESGPQLSEIFISQLRCADEDVIDGTTTIFKAVILNTNHMLSWRSLRDDRQIDAFLPTLLNLLDEQDAAAKAIVKLLAEYCSICSDRKCLNEVLKRIYSKDSVQRRNAVDVVAYLIHITSGSEDTLSEVEWQDIANQLLKCIGDEDEPIQNQAANLIPKIDPCYVLPRLAELSCSLHENIQTSAAITLITLLVNHKEESDILCMLLDCLSKLAQNTDSDASVVTKAGLMLDSDRLLKLLPEWAKRVEDWHVIVGPLVDKMLAEPSNAVIVRFLSHISEYLAEAVDLVFNRLILYMSEHNDVNDSYSKGKGESRETDSNSEALKHENLFIRLCPLLIIRLLPLKVFDDLNAPLVYGKNLNNSETQETRHFFIEDTGCIAALMINRALSKSEFEDVRKLAAELCGRLHPEVLIPILSSQLESAANAKDTLKIKVCLFSLCTCLMVRGNNAYRHPDLLRIRKTIAIVLSWVSADGDEISKAQHGCIDSLALMVCTELQTPESSKGTVISGDSVIAYVINQLTDDKEPIHAESTGVVGREDAATCLLTFRLCMANVLISACQKIPETGKKSYAKRITPRVIRSIKVVKDAEIRAACIQVLFTVAYNLKSLILPYSKDLLNNALTSLKQGSEKEKMGGAKLLMCLMASEEEVVESISGGLLKATMLLRNLSTTDPCAQVRQMCQQLLVCLTSL; encoded by the exons ATGGAGCTGGAGGAGGAGCGCGAGATAATTGGGCTGAGACCGGGCTCGGAGTCGGCTCCGGTTGTTGCAGCGACCGTTGGCCGCGCCATGACCACTCTACTCAGTTTGAAGCCGAAGAAACTCCAGGACGCCATTTCAACCCTTAATCCCTCTCCCAATTATGCTCCAATCACTG TTTCTGTGGAGCAATCGCTGTGGTTTCTACACAAGTACGTAGGAGAAGCTGCCGAGAAAGGTGATCATTTGGACCATGTTCTTGTTCCCATGCTTCAGCAC TCGTTGACGGTGAGAGATTCAAAACGAGGAAACCAGGCTATGATACTTTTGAATTGGTTTTTTCAAGATGAGACTTCTGTAGAAGCAATTCTGAGGAATGTCTCAGACATCATCTCAAGAAGGGATGATCATTATGTTGCGCTTGGGTGGTGCATTCTTGCACGCAGTCTCATTGAATATGAGAATGTCGTAAGCGATATTACAACAAATg CAATAAGGCAGGCACATGATATGATATTGAAGACATTAAGTTCTTCTATTCCCCATCTCTTATCCAAACTGAGCAGCGGAAG CATTATGCGGGATGGATTCGAGTTGCCAACTCGCCTTGCAGTTTCTGCTGCTGATTTCGTTTTATCTCTTACTGTGGCATTGACCAGAAAGGATCCTCCGTCGAATGGCAATAACATAACCAAAAAGCAGAAATCATCTTTCATTGGTGCTAAAAGTCTGCCTTTCAGTTCGTTACACGCTGCTACTATCGATAGAAATGAGAATGCAATAAGGGAAACCTCCGAAGTTTCCTCCACCTCGGATTTGAAGATGCTTCTTTGGAATAATCTTAATGAGCTTATAACTCTTGTGAAGAAGCTTGCAGAT TGGAGCAGGAAAAGTCGTTATTTGCATGGAGAAGGATTAAAGAGGGTATGTACATGGCTGCAGGAGCTGAATCAGCAGTATGATTGTTTTCAAAAACAG ACAGAGTTGCATATGTTGAAGACTGGTTCTTTGCTTCTCTCTTCTTGTTGGAAACATTATGGAATGCTTATGTTCCTAGAAGACAGCAAATTCTCGCAACAGCATAAAGAGCTATTAGACCAATATTTATCTGGTATAAAG TTTTACACTGAGAACAAAGGCGAGGAACTTGATATTGGCAAAAGCAGCAAAATAGAAACAGTTAATTTTTTCCTGAATTGCCTTATGCTTTTATTGGGCCGACTAAATGGTCAGCAATTTGAGAACGCAATAACAGAATCTGGGCCTCAACTTTCTGAAATTTTCATATCTCAG CTGCGTTGTGCTGATGAGGACGTGATTGATGGAACTACAACCATTTTTAAAGCTGTCATCTTGAACACAAATCATATGTTATCCTGGAGAAGTCTTAGAGATGACAGACAAATAGATGCTTTTCTCCCGACACTGCTTAATCTTTTGGATGAGCAAGATGCAGCAGCAAAAGCTATTGTTAAGCTTCTTGCAGAATATTGCTCAAT ATGTTCAGATAGAAAGTGCTTAAACGAAGTTCTAAAGCGCATTTACTCTAAAGATTCAGTACAGAGGAGAAATGCGGTTGATGTTGTGGCATATCTCATCCATATAACTTCTGGATCAGAGGACACACTTTCAGAGGTGGAATG GCAAGACATTGCAAACCAGTTGTTAAAATGCATTGGAGATGAAGATGAGCCCATACAGAATCAGGCAGCCAATTTGATTCCCAAGATTG ATCCATGTTATGTTTTGCCTAGGCTTGCTGAGCTAAGCTGTTCATTACATGAAAACATACAGACATCAGCGGCTATCACCCTTATAACCTTGCTAGTCAATCACAAAGAAGAATCTGACATCTTGTGCATGCTCCTTGACTGTCTCAG CAAACTTGCTCAAAACACAGATTCTGATGCTTCTGTTGTTACAAAAGCAG GACTAATGCTGGATAGTGATAGGCTCCTCAAGTTGCTTCCAGAGTGGGCAAAACGT GTTGAAGATTGGCATGTAATTGTTGGCCCTTTAGTTGACAAGATGTTAGCTGAACCATCAAATGCTGTTATCGTCAGATTCTTGAGCCATATAAGTGAATACCTGGCTGAGGCTGTGGATTTAGTCTTTAATCGACTTATATTGTATATGAGTGAACATAATGA TGTAAATGACTCCTATTCTAAAGGCAAAGGGGAGAGTCGGGAGACAGATTCAAACTCTGAGGCTTTGAAACATGAGAATCTGTTTATTCGCCTTTGCCCGTTGCTCATAATCAGACTGCTTCCTCTAAAAGTTTTTGATGACCTCAATGCCCCTCTTGTATATGGCAAAAATCTAAATAATTCAGAAACTCAAG AAACCCGGCATTTTTTCATTGAAGACACTGGATGTATTGCTGCTTTGATGATTAACAG gGCTTTGAGTAAATCTGAATTTGAAGATGTTCGAAAGCTTGCTGCAGAGCTTTGTGGAAGACTTCACCCCGAG GTCCTTATTCCGATTTTGTCATCTCAGTTGGAATCTGCGGCTAATGCTAAAGACACATTGAAGATCAAAGTTTGCCTCTTTTCCCTTTGTACATGTCTTATG GTTAGAGGCAACAATGCTTATAGACATCCTGATTTACTCAGAATAAGAAAAACAATAGCAATTGTTCTGTCATGGGTATCAGCAGACGGAGATGAAA TTTCGAAAGCACAACATGGCTGCATAGATTCTCTGGCTCTGATGGTGTGCACAGAGCTACAAACTCCAGAATCCTCAAAAG GCACAGTCATTTCCGGTGATTCTGTAATTGCATACGTGATAAATCAGTTGACCGATGATAAGGAGCCTATTCATGCTGAATCTACTGGTGTTGTTGGGAGGGAAGATGCAGCTACCTGCCTACTCACATTTCGACTCTGCATGGCTAATGTCCTTATAAGCGCCTGCCAGAAGATACCAGAAACTGGGAAAAAATCATATGCTAAGAGAATCACTCCACGAGTAATCCGTTCAATCAAG GTGGTGAAGGACGCAGAGATAAGGGCAGCATGCATCCAGGTTCTGTTCACAGTGGCATACAACTTGAAGTCTTTAATACTTCCATACTCGAAGGACCTTCTGAACAATGCCCTCACTTCACTGAAACAAGGATCTGAAAAG GAGAAGATGGGCGGTGCGAAGCTGCTCATGTGTCTAATGGCGAGTGAAGAAGAGGTGGTTGAGAGCATATCGGGTGGGTTGTTAAAGGCCACCATGTTACTCAGAAATCTATCTACTACGGATCCTTGTGCACAAGTAAGGCAAATGTGTCAGCAGCTTCTTGTATGTTTAACTTCTCTTtag
- the LOC121794303 gene encoding dehydration-responsive element-binding protein 2F-like isoform X2, translating to MHGKEVMRKEAGRENSVETCEICQPRECVCERKSPLKPWKKGPARGKGGPQNATCEYRGVRQRTWGKWVAEIREPKKRTRLWLGSFSTAEEAAMAYDEAARRLYGPEAYLNLPHLRSNFNPLSKSHKFKWFPANTFHSKLSTTGLLNLNAQPSVHVIHQRLQELKKSGVLGQDYSSSSSSSDPKNNVQVLSEEPQLEIHDAAEKDTEFSSKSKVITAEEKPQIDLNEFLQQLGLLKGEGHQPCESDNTSKNFTEMESLSFKDDEEDAFGTCAANHFNWDTLSEIAEADIHLGAETTNFHVRDSNEEMFFHPSIWNF from the exons ATGCATGGGAAAGAGGTGATGAGGAAGGAGGCAGGCCGTGAAAATTCCGTAGAAACATGTGAAATCTGCCAACCTCGTGAATGTGTTTGTGAGAG GAAATCCCCCCTCAAGCCATGGAAGAAAGGCCCCGCGAGGGGAAAAGGCGGTCCTCAGAACGCCACCTGCGAGTACCGTGGCGTTCGACAGAGGACTTGGGGGAAGTGGGTGGCCGAGATAAGAGAGCCCAAGAAGAGGACCAGGCTCTGGCTGGGCTCTTTCTCCACCGCCGAAGAGGCTGCCATGGCTTACGATGAAGCCGCAAGAAGGTTATATGGGCCCGAGGCGTACCTTAACCTGCCCCACTTGAGATCCAACTTCAATCCATTGAGCAAGTCGCACAAGTTCAAATGGTTCCCTGCCAATACCTTCCACTCCAAGCTGTCCACTACAGGACTGCTGAATTTGAATGCGCAGCCGAGCGTCCATGTGATCCACCAGAGGCTGCAAGAACTCAAGAAGAGTGGCGTTCTTGGTCAGGATTATTCATCAAGTTCATCATCCAGTGATCCCAAAAACAACGTGCAGGTTCTAAGCGAGGAGCCACAACTAGAAATTCATGACGCAGCAGAGAAAGATACCGAGTTTTCATCTAAGAGTAAAGTGATTACCGCTGAAGAGAAGCCGCAGATTGATCTCAACGAATTCCTCCAGCAGCTCGGATTACTAAAAGGAGAGGGACATCAGCCATGTGAGAGTGATAACACATCAAAGAATTTCACGGAGATGGAATCATTATCATTCAAAGATGATGAGGAAGATGCATTCGGTACCTGTGCAGCTAACCATTTTAACTGGGATACACTGAGTGAAATAGCAGAAGCAGATATACATCTAGGAGCAGAAACCACCAATTTCCATGTACGTGATAGTAACGAAGAGATGTTTTTTCATCCATCAATCTGGAACTTTTAG
- the LOC121794303 gene encoding dehydration-responsive element-binding protein 2F-like isoform X1, whose amino-acid sequence MTLDMNWLTANGHMGLQILFPNVNTFKPNTDYTLYIPRATHVTNYSTPHSLHSTPLMDNCRKSPLKPWKKGPARGKGGPQNATCEYRGVRQRTWGKWVAEIREPKKRTRLWLGSFSTAEEAAMAYDEAARRLYGPEAYLNLPHLRSNFNPLSKSHKFKWFPANTFHSKLSTTGLLNLNAQPSVHVIHQRLQELKKSGVLGQDYSSSSSSSDPKNNVQVLSEEPQLEIHDAAEKDTEFSSKSKVITAEEKPQIDLNEFLQQLGLLKGEGHQPCESDNTSKNFTEMESLSFKDDEEDAFGTCAANHFNWDTLSEIAEADIHLGAETTNFHVRDSNEEMFFHPSIWNF is encoded by the coding sequence ATGACACTTGACATGAACTGGCTAACAGCAAACGGTCACATGGGGCTTCAAATTCTTTTTCCAAACGTGAACACATTTAAACCAAACACAGACTATACACTATACATACCCCGCGCCACTCATGTAACAAACTACTCTACTCCTCACTCACTCCACTCCACTCCACTCATGGACAACTGCAGGAAATCCCCCCTCAAGCCATGGAAGAAAGGCCCCGCGAGGGGAAAAGGCGGTCCTCAGAACGCCACCTGCGAGTACCGTGGCGTTCGACAGAGGACTTGGGGGAAGTGGGTGGCCGAGATAAGAGAGCCCAAGAAGAGGACCAGGCTCTGGCTGGGCTCTTTCTCCACCGCCGAAGAGGCTGCCATGGCTTACGATGAAGCCGCAAGAAGGTTATATGGGCCCGAGGCGTACCTTAACCTGCCCCACTTGAGATCCAACTTCAATCCATTGAGCAAGTCGCACAAGTTCAAATGGTTCCCTGCCAATACCTTCCACTCCAAGCTGTCCACTACAGGACTGCTGAATTTGAATGCGCAGCCGAGCGTCCATGTGATCCACCAGAGGCTGCAAGAACTCAAGAAGAGTGGCGTTCTTGGTCAGGATTATTCATCAAGTTCATCATCCAGTGATCCCAAAAACAACGTGCAGGTTCTAAGCGAGGAGCCACAACTAGAAATTCATGACGCAGCAGAGAAAGATACCGAGTTTTCATCTAAGAGTAAAGTGATTACCGCTGAAGAGAAGCCGCAGATTGATCTCAACGAATTCCTCCAGCAGCTCGGATTACTAAAAGGAGAGGGACATCAGCCATGTGAGAGTGATAACACATCAAAGAATTTCACGGAGATGGAATCATTATCATTCAAAGATGATGAGGAAGATGCATTCGGTACCTGTGCAGCTAACCATTTTAACTGGGATACACTGAGTGAAATAGCAGAAGCAGATATACATCTAGGAGCAGAAACCACCAATTTCCATGTACGTGATAGTAACGAAGAGATGTTTTTTCATCCATCAATCTGGAACTTTTAG
- the LOC121794301 gene encoding DNA-binding protein SMUBP-2-like, with protein sequence MEKEKGKQTRKNPSHGKISLEQFVSITAPLLDLEKEAEISQSVSSGATRSLESAQKKGSTILSLKCVDAQTGLMGKSLLEFQSNKGDVLPPHKFGTHDVVVLKPNKSDLGSPPLGQGVVYRIKDTSITVAFEDIPEEGLNSPLRLEKVANEVTYRRMKETLVQLSKGVRTGPAADLIPVLFGERSPTVLKKEIKFTPLNSNLDHSQKGAISKALLSKELFLLHGPPGTGKTTTVVEIILQEVKRGSKILACAASNIAVDNIVERLVPHRVKLVRVGHPARLLPQVLDTALDAQVLRGDNSALANDIRKEMKALNGKLLKAKDRNTKRDIRKELKILSKEERKRQQLAVIDVIKNADVVLTTLTGALSKKLDGFSFDLVIIDEAAQALEIACWIALLKGSRCILVGDHLQLPPTIQSVEAETKGLGRTLFERLAELYGDDVMSMLTVQYRMHELVMNWSSEELYQGKIQAHSSVAAHTLYELEGVNKTSSTEPTILLIDTAGCDMEEKKDEEDSTLNEGEAAVAIAHAKRLVESGVQAANIGIIAPYAAQVVLLKMLRSKEDKLKDMEISTVDGFQGREKEAIIISMVRSNSKKEVGFLSDRRRMNVAVTRARRQCCIICDTETVTGDKFLKRLIEYFEEHGEYLSASEYGTQ encoded by the exons ATGgagaaggagaaaggaaagcAGACGAGAAAGAATCCTTCACATGGAAAAATATCACTCGAACAGTTCGTTTCCATTACGGCTCCTCTTCTAGACTTGGAAAAA GAAGCCGAGATATCACAGTCTGTGAGCTCCGGCGCAACCAGAAGTTTGGAGAGTGCTCAAAAGAAGGGATCGACCATTCTCAGTTTGAAGTGTGTAGATGCTCAG ACAGGGTTGATGGGGAAAAGTCTTCTTGAGTTTCAATCTAATAAAGGGGATGTGCTTCCTCCTCACAAG TTTGGAACTCATGATGTTGTGGTTCTGAAACCAAACAAATCAGACTTGGGGTCTCCTCCACTTGGGCAAGGTGTTGTTTACCGAATAAAG GACACGTCAATCACTGTTGCCTTTGAGGACATACCGGAGGAGGGTTTGAATAGTCCCCTACGCCTTGAAAAAGTGGCAAATGAG GTAACTTATCGTAGGATGAAGGAAACATTGGTTCAGCTAAGCAAAGGTGTACGGACAGGTCCTGCTGCCGATCTTATTCCTGTTCTGTTTGGTGAGAGGTCACCAACTGTGTTGAAAAAGGAAATCAAGTTCACTCCTTTGAACTCAAACCTTGATCATTCACAG AAAGGTGCTATTTCAAAGGCTCTATTATCCAAAGAGCTCTTTTTGCTGCATGGACCTCCTGGAACTGGGAAGACTACTACTGTGGTTGAAATTATTCTGCAAGAAGTCAAGCGTGGATCCAAAATTCTTGCTTGTGCTGCTTCCAACATTGCAGTTGATAACATTGTGGAGAGACTTGTGCCTCATAG AGTTAAGCTGGTGCGAGTGGGACATCCTGCTCGCTTACTTCCTCAAGTATTGGATACTGCTTTAGATGCTCAG GTACTGCGTGGGGATAATAGTGCACTTGCAAATGATATTCGCAAGGAAATGAAG GCTTTGAATGGAAAACTTTTAAAAGCCAAAGATAGAAATACTAAAAGAGATATTAGAAAGGAACTCAAGATTCTCTCGAAAGAGGAACGTAAAAGGCAGCAGCTGGCAGTGATTGATGTGATTAAGAATGCAGATGTAGTATTAACAACACTGACTGGTGCATTGTCAAAGAAGCTGGATGGCTTTTCCTTTGATTTGGTTATAATTGATGAAGCTGCCCAAGCATTAGAAATAGCATGCTGGATAGCTCTTCTGAAG GGCTCCCGATGCATATTAGTAGGTGATCACCTCCAGCTTCCCCCAACAATCCAGAGTGTTGAAGCCGAGACGAAAGGGTTAGGAAGAACCCTATTTGAACGTCTTGCAGAGTTGTATGGAGATGATGTCATGTCTATGCTCACTGTTCAGTACCGCATGCATGAACTTGTCATGAATTGGTCATCTGAAGAACTCTACCAAGGAAAG ATTCAAGCCCATTCAAGTGTTGCAGCCCATACTTTATATGAGCTAGAGGGTGTCAATAAAACATCATCAACAGAGCCAACCATTCTTCTTATTGACACAGCAGG TTGTGATATGGAAGAGAAGAAGGATGAAGAAGATAGCACACTGAATGAAGGGGAAGCTGCTGTCGCTATAGCACATGCTAAGAGACTTGTGGAGAGTGGAGTTCAAGCTGCCAATATAGGAATTATTGCACCTTATGCAGCACAG GTTGTGCTGCTGAAAATGTTGAGAAGCAAAGAAGACAAGTTAAAAGATATGGAAATCTCTACAGTTGATGGCTTTCAAGGCCGTGAAAAGGAAGCAATTATCATTTCAATGGTCCGCTCAAACTCAAAGAAAGAG GTTGGTTTTTTAAGTGATCGTAGGAGAATGAATGTGGCAGTGACGCGAGCAAGGAGGCaatgttgcattatttgtgacACAGAGACTGTCACTGGAGATAAATTCTTGAAGCGTTTGATCGAGTACTTTGAGGAACATGGCGAATATTTGAGTGCTTCGGAGTATGGCACACAATAA